The nucleotide window CGCGCCGGCCACCGTGCCGTCGGCGTTCAGCGGGATGACGAAGGCGATGTTCTGCTGCGAGTATCCGAACGGTGGTACCTCGCCGCGCTGGGCCATTCGATCATAGGCGCGGACGAGGGCCGCCAGCGCACTCATCGTCGCAGCTCCGGCGATCCTGGCGGCGGCACTTTCACCACCCCATCGACGAGCGTCGCCCGGAACAGGATCGAGCCGCGGTCGCCGCCGTGATTGATGTCGTAGAGCATGAAGCCGAGATCGCGTGGTGTGCCGAAGCCAAGCGCGGCGGTGCGATCTTGGTTGTCGGGCTGCGGCAGCGCTTGATCAGGTTCGAGCAACGCAAAGGTCGCCGGAAATTCGCGGGCGCCGAGGCAGGGCTGATGAAACGACTGTCCCTTGCGGGCGCGGCGGTTGAACGTGTCGAGGTGTTTGGCCTCGTTGTCGTCCGGTCCCGCCTTGGCGGTCATTTCGAAATGCGCACAGATCACATAGTCGACGTCCGACAGCAGCGTCGCGGCGCGTTGCTGCCGATTGTCCTCGACGATCAGCGCAAGGTCGCCGATGTCGCCGCTCTTCATCGCCTTGCGGATCGACGCCACCGGCGCTTTGGCGCCGACCTCGTTGCGGCGGATCGACTGGAAGCGGATCGGCTTGAGGACGTGGATCTCGTCGATCACCCAGCGGATCGCCGGCTTCCAGTGGATCGCTTCGAGAATGCCGCGGGCGGCGGACGGCGTCATCACATCATAGGAGACGCGCTCGACCTTCATCTCAGGCCGTGTGAACAACGCCCAGCGCCCCTTAACGCGAAGGCGAATCCCATACGCCATACTTCACCCCGAACCACAACCCAGCATTGTGATAGTGCACGAAAACCAGTCGAACGCAATTCGTCGCCGGCGGTATTTGCAGCGACGTAGCTTCGGCTGTTCGCTAGACGATGGCCCAGGTAAATTCGTCGGCGTCTTCCCAGCGCAGGCCGATTTCGGCGGAGTATAGGGAAGCCGTCTCCAGCACCGCGAACTGTTCGCCGAACCGTTCGGCCGTGAAATAACGGACGTGGCCATTGGCGATCATCCGCTCGCGCTCCCGCGGCGGTACCTGCACCAGGTAGTGCCTCAGCCGCCGCGCAGCGACGACGGGCGGCAGCCCGCCGCGGAGCGCCGCCAGCGTGTCGAGCGCTTCGGCATCTGTCGGCACGATCACTGGCGCCATCCCGCTCTCGATCAGGCGGAAGGCCTCGCCGACAGTGCGGTAAGCGAAATGCGGCTGCCCGGCGCTGACGGTGAACTGATCCATGGTCTT belongs to Rhodopseudomonas palustris and includes:
- the cas5c gene encoding type I-C CRISPR-associated protein Cas5c: MAYGIRLRVKGRWALFTRPEMKVERVSYDVMTPSAARGILEAIHWKPAIRWVIDEIHVLKPIRFQSIRRNEVGAKAPVASIRKAMKSGDIGDLALIVEDNRQQRAATLLSDVDYVICAHFEMTAKAGPDDNEAKHLDTFNRRARKGQSFHQPCLGAREFPATFALLEPDQALPQPDNQDRTAALGFGTPRDLGFMLYDINHGGDRGSILFRATLVDGVVKVPPPGSPELRR